In Candidatus Kerfeldbacteria bacterium, a single genomic region encodes these proteins:
- the yidD gene encoding membrane protein insertion efficiency factor YidD — protein MSTLVLSLIRLYQRTISPDHGWFSYRHPYGYCRLYPSCSEYTHRSISRHGLWRGSWLGMRRILRCNPWHEPGHDPVPDR, from the coding sequence ATGTCTACCCTTGTCTTATCATTAATTCGCTTGTATCAGCGCACGATCTCACCCGATCATGGGTGGTTTTCCTACCGGCATCCGTACGGGTATTGCCGACTGTATCCGAGCTGCTCGGAATATACCCACCGGTCTATTTCCCGCCATGGCCTGTGGCGCGGCAGTTGGCTGGGTATGCGGCGAATTTTGCGATGCAACCCCTGGCACGAACCAGGCCATGACCCCGTCCCCGACCGATAA
- the dnaA gene encoding chromosomal replication initiator protein DnaA, with the protein MDTKQLWDAVLGELELSLSKANFTTWFKNTYVDTFADGSVIIAVPNAFTKTWLENKYHKEIVKAIQNATDNSVKSITYAVKSGRPGGTVGPSIDAARTSDAAVAEPVPAARNGFGLNARYTFDSFIVGKSNELAHAACLAVSQRPGEVYNPLFLYGGAGLGKTHLMQAIAHEVLKRWPDKSIIYVSCEKFTNEFIQSISSGEADRFKNHYRSADLLLIDDIQFLAGKEGTQEEFFHTFNALHQQNKQIVVSSDRPPKAIPALESRLVSRFEWGMIADISQPDFENRVAILKAKVREKSATLPDDVITAIATTVQSNVRELEGALNRIIAYHQLDNSTPSAQSVKSILSSMSEHQKRDGAITVKQIITTVADFFDVGVDDVLGSSRKKELVNPRQICMFLMREEAKCSYPTIGHELGGRDHTTAMHAYEKIKKAVNDDEKIRHDINLIRQRLFNE; encoded by the coding sequence ATGGACACCAAACAACTGTGGGATGCCGTCTTGGGAGAGCTCGAGCTATCACTTAGCAAGGCAAATTTCACCACCTGGTTTAAAAATACATACGTCGACACCTTTGCGGATGGTTCGGTGATTATTGCGGTGCCCAATGCATTCACCAAAACGTGGTTAGAAAATAAATACCACAAGGAGATCGTTAAGGCAATTCAGAACGCCACCGACAATTCAGTAAAATCAATCACCTACGCTGTCAAAAGCGGCCGCCCCGGTGGCACGGTTGGTCCAAGTATAGATGCGGCTCGCACGAGCGACGCGGCCGTAGCCGAACCCGTTCCCGCGGCACGCAACGGCTTTGGCCTCAACGCACGATATACATTCGATAGTTTTATTGTTGGTAAAAGCAATGAATTAGCTCATGCCGCCTGCCTGGCGGTTAGCCAGCGCCCCGGCGAAGTATACAACCCCCTCTTCCTCTATGGCGGAGCTGGCTTGGGTAAAACGCACTTGATGCAAGCGATCGCCCACGAAGTCCTTAAGCGGTGGCCGGATAAGTCAATTATTTATGTTAGTTGCGAAAAGTTCACCAATGAATTTATCCAATCAATCAGTAGCGGTGAAGCCGATCGATTTAAAAATCACTATCGCTCCGCGGATTTATTGCTGATTGATGATATTCAATTTCTCGCTGGCAAAGAGGGCACCCAGGAAGAGTTTTTTCATACGTTCAACGCCTTACACCAGCAAAACAAACAAATTGTCGTTAGCTCTGACCGCCCTCCCAAGGCCATCCCAGCGCTCGAAAGTCGCCTGGTATCGCGCTTCGAGTGGGGTATGATTGCGGATATTTCGCAGCCAGATTTTGAAAACCGCGTAGCTATTTTAAAGGCTAAGGTTAGAGAAAAATCAGCCACCTTACCCGATGACGTCATCACCGCAATCGCCACAACCGTACAGAGTAATGTCCGAGAGCTTGAGGGTGCTCTCAATCGGATCATCGCCTATCACCAGCTGGATAATTCCACGCCAAGCGCCCAATCCGTCAAATCAATTCTCTCCAGCATGTCCGAGCACCAAAAGCGCGACGGGGCAATCACCGTCAAACAGATTATCACCACCGTTGCTGATTTTTTTGATGTCGGTGTCGATGACGTGCTGGGTAGCAGCCGTAAAAAAGAACTGGTTAACCCACGGCAAATCTGCATGTTCCTTATGCGCGAAGAGGCTAAGTGCTCCTATCCGACCATTGGACACGAGTTGGGCGGCCGTGACCACACCACTGCTATGCACGCATACGAAAAGATTAAAAAAGCGGTTAATGATGATGAAAAAATCCGTCATGATATTAATTTAATCCGACAACGATTGTTCAACGAATAG
- a CDS encoding penicillin-binding protein — MPIPSLQQPNFRIRKIGQRVSQISGAAHEKRSSAQRPRPKGWKKKLTRYGLPGLGILIVLAVIGGVAAFAWVSRDLPDPDKVIDRSVAQSTKIYARDETTLLYEIHGDVQRTLIQIKDVPDIMKQATIAIEDNDFYNHKGFDLPGIAKAVCHEVVGNLGGLCPQRGGSTITQQFVKNAILTDERSYTRKLKELILAYQLEQNFTKDQILQMYFNEIPFGSTRYGVEAAAQSFFGKSVRDVTLAEAAFLAAIPNRPTYYSPYGNNVDALSVRIHLVLDTMVEQGYITKEQADEAKTINLLEKLRPPYENIRAPHFVLWVREQLADKYGETVVEQGGLKVITTLNIDKQQVAEEVIEKYAPKNAERYNASNAALVNIETKTGQILAMVGSKDYFDESIDGQVNVALRPRQPGSSFKPLVYASAFAKGYTDNTILFDLVTKFKTDGPDYEPKDYDLGERGPLTMRKALAGSLNIPAVKTLYLAGIDTVLENAQKLGYTTLGDRSRFGLSLVLGGGEVTLLEHTAAFATFAREGIYHPPTGILRVEDPQGKILEQYEERSEEVFDAKALRLLNDVLSDDSSRAYIFGAGGYLTLPGRPVAAKTGTTNDYRDAWTMGYTPSYATGVWVGNNDNSEMRRGADGSIVAAPIWHEFMKRTVGGPAEPFQRPAADPVSKPVLRGELEGGTTILVDSITGNRIPDECKDAYPKKFIAEKTVRIAHTILHYVNKDDPRGPVPNNPSADPQYQRWEEPIRRWAEKNNYLETLPALEDCKIHDPDRAPEISITAPITGDTVDQAALSVTVSVSAPKPRKITKVEYSFDGTAMPTATRSPFSLEYTIPKGTVVGFHDITATVYDDVGNSASTTTTINYLPTPATNVNSAP, encoded by the coding sequence ATGCCTATCCCTTCGCTGCAACAACCAAATTTCCGTATTCGCAAGATTGGCCAGCGCGTCAGCCAGATTTCTGGCGCTGCGCATGAAAAACGGTCGTCCGCTCAACGCCCCCGACCGAAAGGCTGGAAGAAAAAACTAACCCGCTACGGCCTGCCTGGTCTCGGCATTTTGATAGTGCTAGCGGTAATTGGCGGAGTGGCGGCGTTTGCTTGGGTATCACGCGACCTGCCTGACCCAGATAAAGTAATTGATCGATCGGTGGCCCAGAGCACCAAAATTTACGCACGAGATGAAACCACGCTGCTCTACGAGATCCACGGCGACGTCCAACGAACGCTGATCCAAATAAAGGACGTGCCGGATATCATGAAGCAGGCAACTATTGCCATCGAAGATAATGACTTCTATAACCATAAAGGGTTTGACTTGCCCGGCATCGCCAAGGCGGTCTGTCATGAAGTAGTGGGTAATCTCGGCGGCCTCTGTCCACAGCGAGGCGGTTCAACCATCACCCAACAATTTGTAAAAAACGCAATCCTTACTGACGAGCGCTCCTACACCCGTAAGCTGAAAGAGTTAATTTTAGCCTACCAATTGGAGCAAAATTTCACCAAGGATCAGATTCTGCAAATGTATTTTAATGAAATCCCATTTGGCTCCACACGGTACGGAGTCGAGGCGGCAGCGCAGTCCTTCTTCGGTAAATCAGTGCGGGATGTGACCCTTGCCGAAGCGGCGTTCCTCGCTGCCATCCCAAATCGGCCCACCTACTACTCACCCTATGGCAACAATGTAGACGCGTTAAGCGTGCGCATTCATTTGGTGCTGGATACGATGGTGGAGCAGGGATATATCACAAAAGAGCAGGCTGATGAGGCCAAGACGATTAATCTTCTAGAAAAACTTCGCCCCCCATACGAAAATATTCGCGCACCCCACTTCGTCCTCTGGGTACGCGAGCAGCTGGCGGACAAATATGGCGAGACGGTCGTCGAGCAAGGCGGCCTGAAAGTCATCACCACGCTCAATATTGATAAGCAGCAGGTTGCCGAAGAGGTTATTGAAAAATACGCGCCAAAAAATGCCGAGCGATATAATGCAAGCAATGCCGCGCTCGTAAATATCGAGACGAAAACCGGGCAAATCCTCGCTATGGTCGGATCCAAAGATTACTTTGACGAATCAATTGACGGTCAGGTCAACGTTGCGCTTCGCCCCCGCCAACCCGGTTCCTCATTTAAACCGTTAGTGTATGCCAGCGCGTTTGCCAAGGGCTATACGGATAATACCATCCTCTTTGATTTAGTCACCAAATTCAAAACTGACGGCCCGGATTACGAGCCAAAAGATTACGACCTCGGTGAACGCGGCCCATTGACTATGCGGAAGGCGCTGGCAGGCTCACTTAACATTCCCGCGGTCAAAACATTATACCTAGCGGGGATTGATACGGTCTTGGAGAACGCACAAAAATTAGGTTACACTACCTTGGGTGATCGCAGTCGGTTTGGACTCTCGCTTGTCTTGGGCGGCGGAGAGGTTACTCTGCTTGAGCACACGGCGGCTTTTGCTACGTTTGCCCGCGAAGGAATATACCACCCACCGACCGGCATCTTGCGCGTCGAAGACCCCCAAGGAAAAATTTTAGAACAATACGAAGAGCGCTCCGAGGAGGTCTTTGATGCAAAAGCGCTCCGCCTACTCAATGACGTTCTGTCAGATGATAGCTCTCGTGCGTATATTTTTGGTGCCGGAGGCTACCTCACGCTACCCGGCCGGCCAGTCGCCGCAAAGACCGGAACGACCAATGACTACCGCGATGCCTGGACGATGGGCTACACGCCTTCCTATGCTACTGGCGTCTGGGTAGGCAATAATGATAATTCAGAGATGAGGCGCGGCGCTGATGGCTCAATCGTCGCGGCGCCAATCTGGCACGAATTTATGAAACGAACGGTCGGCGGTCCGGCCGAGCCATTTCAAAGACCGGCGGCAGACCCGGTCAGCAAACCCGTCTTACGCGGCGAACTCGAGGGTGGCACCACTATCCTGGTTGATTCAATTACAGGTAACCGCATACCCGACGAATGCAAAGACGCCTATCCGAAAAAATTTATCGCGGAAAAAACTGTGCGTATTGCCCATACTATTTTACACTACGTCAATAAGGATGACCCGCGCGGACCAGTCCCAAATAACCCGAGTGCCGACCCACAATACCAGCGCTGGGAAGAACCCATTCGCCGTTGGGCGGAAAAAAATAATTACCTTGAGACACTTCCTGCGCTTGAAGATTGTAAGATACATGATCCAGATCGCGCACCTGAAATCAGTATTACCGCGCCCATCACCGGCGACACGGTTGACCAGGCCGCTCTGAGCGTCACCGTTTCCGTGAGTGCCCCGAAGCCGCGAAAAATTACCAAGGTTGAATATTCGTTTGATGGTACCGCGATGCCAACGGCAACTAGGTCGCCTTTTAGTCTCGAATACACTATTCCCAAAGGGACGGTAGTGGGTTTCCATGATATTACCGCAACCGTGTATGATGACGTGGGTAATAGCGCCAGCACAACCACCACTATCAATTATCTCCCCACTCCTGCCACGAATGTAAATAGCGCTCCATAA
- a CDS encoding tyrosine--tRNA ligase, with translation MKTISKDTIHEVMTRGVAEVVVAESLSQKLTSGKRLRVKLGIDPTSPKLHLGHTVVLRKLRQFQQLGHRVIFLVGDFTARIGDPSGKLSARQPLTEKEIKVNMKSYVKQAARILDINKTEVRYNSEWLKPMDFAELFQLTSYFTVNQMLERDMFQERLKKMKPLWVHELMYPILQGYDSVALRADLELGGTDQTFNVLAARTIQPRYDQEPQDIMTVPLIEGTDGAHKMSKSVGNTIELDDTPQDMFGKVMSLPDSLIIKYFTLLTDVSLKQIGEYVQAMRSGDNPRDFKVLLARELVTMYHSANAATKAAADFSSTFTHKQAPKDIPEKSIKGKDLKTNADMVAFLFSVSKSEARRLIGQNAIECDGVQVVDPNKRPMHGMYKKGRHYMKAVLV, from the coding sequence ATGAAAACTATTTCAAAAGACACAATCCATGAGGTCATGACACGCGGAGTGGCAGAAGTTGTTGTGGCGGAGAGCCTCTCACAGAAGCTCACATCGGGGAAGCGACTTCGAGTGAAGCTTGGCATTGACCCCACCTCCCCGAAGCTGCACCTGGGGCATACCGTTGTATTACGCAAATTGCGCCAGTTTCAGCAGCTGGGGCACCGAGTAATTTTTTTGGTTGGCGATTTTACGGCTCGTATTGGCGACCCTAGCGGTAAGCTGTCTGCCCGTCAGCCGCTCACCGAAAAAGAAATCAAGGTGAACATGAAGTCCTATGTGAAACAAGCAGCGCGCATTTTGGACATTAATAAAACTGAAGTACGCTATAACTCCGAATGGCTGAAGCCAATGGATTTTGCCGAGCTTTTTCAGCTGACCAGCTACTTCACCGTCAATCAGATGCTGGAGCGGGATATGTTCCAGGAGCGACTGAAAAAAATGAAGCCACTCTGGGTGCATGAGTTGATGTATCCGATTTTGCAGGGGTATGATTCGGTTGCCCTGCGTGCCGACCTTGAGCTGGGTGGCACTGACCAGACGTTTAATGTATTAGCCGCCCGTACTATCCAGCCGCGCTATGATCAGGAACCACAGGACATCATGACCGTGCCATTGATCGAGGGTACGGATGGTGCGCACAAAATGAGTAAGAGTGTAGGCAACACAATAGAGCTGGATGACACCCCCCAGGACATGTTTGGCAAAGTGATGTCGCTTCCCGATTCGCTCATTATTAAGTATTTTACTTTATTAACCGACGTGTCCTTGAAGCAGATTGGCGAGTATGTACAGGCGATGCGCTCAGGGGACAACCCGCGCGATTTCAAAGTACTGCTGGCACGCGAACTGGTGACCATGTATCACAGCGCCAACGCGGCGACGAAAGCAGCGGCTGATTTCTCCTCGACGTTCACTCACAAGCAAGCGCCAAAAGATATTCCTGAAAAATCTATCAAAGGGAAAGATTTGAAGACTAATGCTGACATGGTGGCCTTCCTTTTTAGCGTAAGCAAATCCGAAGCGCGTCGATTGATTGGCCAAAACGCGATTGAATGTGATGGCGTACAGGTAGTTGACCCGAATAAGCGCCCGATGCACGGGATGTATAAAAAGGGCCGGCATTATATGAAAGCGGTGCTTGTATAG
- the rnpA gene encoding ribonuclease P protein component, whose amino-acid sequence MLPRPLRIARRADWDRLHRRGVAVHSRALVMKFQETHRPHTRFGFIVGVKVSKQATVRNQVKRRLRAFVAAERPTVKSGYDIIFIARTPSATMSASLLQQTVRTLLHRGRLLNR is encoded by the coding sequence ATGTTGCCGCGTCCACTGCGCATTGCCCGTCGTGCTGACTGGGATCGCTTACACCGACGCGGTGTCGCCGTTCATAGCCGAGCACTGGTAATGAAATTTCAGGAGACCCATCGACCCCACACACGTTTTGGGTTTATTGTTGGCGTCAAGGTAAGCAAGCAGGCCACCGTGCGCAATCAAGTGAAGCGCCGGCTCCGAGCTTTTGTGGCTGCTGAACGCCCAACCGTGAAAAGCGGGTATGATATTATCTTTATTGCGCGTACACCGAGCGCGACAATGTCCGCCTCGCTGTTGCAGCAAACCGTTCGTACCCTGCTCCATCGCGGCCGCCTGCTCAATCGTTAA
- a CDS encoding ROK family protein gives MPRRTIGLDIGGTKIQVGIITDAHQVIASDQLPNDIRDTARTLKSITQAIDRFFSTQTIGGIGVGITGTVDTATGIVAESPNLPHNWHRVPLQKILEKKYRVPVRIDNDANCIALAEATVGLGKKYNTVLSITIGTGIGAGLVINKRIYHGGFNAVEFGHTIIESPSLARCSCGRYGHFEALVSGRALQSIYRQKTGAKLSSYDIVAAARAGKRVAKQVMARASTSLAIGLANAIHAYSPEIIVLGGGLAHLPMLIKPALKHMRPLIAPAILKKTKIVVSKLHYDAGVIGATLIVPRHR, from the coding sequence ATGCCTAGACGCACTATTGGCCTCGATATTGGCGGCACTAAAATCCAAGTAGGTATCATAACTGACGCCCACCAGGTCATCGCCAGCGACCAACTGCCCAATGACATTCGCGACACCGCACGCACGCTCAAAAGCATTACCCAGGCAATTGATCGGTTTTTTAGTACCCAGACCATCGGGGGTATCGGCGTTGGCATTACCGGCACCGTGGACACGGCCACCGGGATCGTAGCCGAATCGCCAAATCTGCCACACAATTGGCACCGGGTCCCCCTACAAAAAATCCTTGAGAAAAAGTACCGCGTCCCGGTTAGAATTGATAATGACGCAAACTGCATCGCACTCGCCGAAGCTACCGTTGGCCTAGGGAAAAAATACAACACTGTTCTCTCGATCACCATCGGCACGGGCATTGGTGCCGGGCTTGTCATCAACAAAAGAATCTACCACGGCGGCTTTAACGCCGTTGAATTTGGCCATACCATAATTGAATCTCCTTCGCTCGCTCGTTGCAGCTGTGGTCGTTACGGCCATTTCGAAGCGCTGGTCTCCGGCCGAGCCCTCCAATCAATCTACCGCCAAAAAACCGGCGCCAAACTTTCTTCATATGACATCGTGGCTGCGGCGCGAGCGGGAAAACGGGTGGCGAAGCAGGTGATGGCTCGTGCCAGCACTTCGCTGGCAATCGGGCTGGCGAATGCTATCCACGCTTACTCTCCAGAAATTATTGTGCTCGGTGGTGGCCTTGCCCACCTGCCAATGCTCATCAAGCCGGCCCTCAAACATATGAGGCCGCTAATCGCGCCGGCAATACTCAAGAAAACAAAAATCGTCGTGTCAAAATTACATTATGATGCCGGAGTAATTGGTGCTACACTTATTGTTCCTCGCCATCGGTAA
- a CDS encoding PRC-barrel domain-containing protein, whose amino-acid sequence MEQRWSTKQLRDLPVYTKSGTHLGTVVDVQLDMNAHQVQHYVVRRTDLLGSLLDNTELLVAPSQVISVTKKKMVVDDTTTPVRAATEASAPI is encoded by the coding sequence ATGGAACAACGCTGGAGCACAAAACAACTTCGTGATTTGCCGGTGTATACTAAATCAGGCACGCACCTCGGCACTGTAGTCGATGTGCAGCTTGATATGAATGCGCATCAGGTTCAGCATTATGTGGTGCGGCGCACAGATTTACTCGGCAGCTTGCTGGACAACACCGAGTTATTAGTCGCACCGAGCCAGGTAATTTCAGTTACGAAAAAAAAGATGGTCGTTGATGATACGACGACGCCGGTGCGCGCTGCCACCGAGGCCTCGGCCCCTATTTAG
- a CDS encoding membrane protein insertase YidC, which yields MIGDIFNLILLEPILNALVFIYHYIPNLGAAIILLTLLIKGILYFPSRSSIVAQKRLQETQPQLQALQQKYKNDREELGRQTMKFYKENKVNPLSSCLPLLIQLPILIALYRAFLAVSQTDPTTHILMAEQLEHLYGPMRDIFTSKAINSQFLGFIDLSQTKNWALAIIAGLATFFQSNMLSRKQPPAVPGAKDESMTASMNKQMRYVLPAVTVFFGIQFPAGLTLYWLVSTLFTIAQQYFVLKRHHASPSGDQTNGTTLEHKTTS from the coding sequence ATGATTGGAGACATATTTAATCTCATTTTACTCGAACCGATACTGAACGCCCTTGTTTTTATTTATCATTACATCCCTAATCTGGGGGCGGCAATTATTTTATTGACCCTACTGATCAAAGGCATCCTGTATTTCCCTTCCCGTTCGTCGATTGTAGCCCAAAAGCGATTGCAAGAAACCCAGCCGCAATTACAGGCGCTACAGCAAAAGTATAAAAATGATCGAGAAGAGCTGGGCCGACAAACCATGAAGTTTTATAAGGAGAACAAGGTTAACCCCCTTTCTTCATGTTTGCCGTTGTTGATTCAATTACCCATACTTATTGCTTTGTATCGAGCGTTTCTCGCCGTGTCCCAGACTGATCCGACGACGCATATCTTGATGGCAGAGCAATTAGAACATTTATACGGGCCGATGCGCGATATCTTTACCAGCAAGGCAATCAATTCTCAATTTCTTGGTTTTATTGATTTGTCGCAGACGAAAAATTGGGCTCTCGCTATAATTGCGGGCTTGGCCACCTTCTTCCAATCAAATATGTTAAGCCGCAAACAGCCGCCTGCCGTGCCTGGTGCGAAGGATGAAAGCATGACGGCCAGTATGAATAAGCAAATGCGCTACGTTCTCCCCGCCGTGACAGTTTTCTTCGGCATCCAGTTCCCCGCCGGACTGACGCTCTATTGGCTCGTATCCACTCTCTTCACTATCGCGCAACAGTATTTTGTTTTAAAGCGGCATCATGCATCCCCGTCCGGAGACCAAACCAATGGAACAACGCTGGAGCACAAAACAACTTCGTGA
- the dnaN gene encoding DNA polymerase III subunit beta, producing the protein MKIICTQENLATGLSLVSHVASKNISLPILNNVLIKAEKGSVTLMTTNLEIGIITQVRGKVEQEGSITVQAKTLNDYVALLPKENIELELIEQTLHVRATKAKTSMKGVDPSEFPLIPTVEAQREISIPAAQLKDALTSVAFAAAYDETRPEISGVLFQFNGTALTLAATDSYRLAERTMTLAESVPEYHVIIPMRTAQELIRIIQEVGDSVNIKSNENQIVFSTGGVSLTSRIIEGHYPDYKQIIPQESATRATLQVRAFANTVKQASLFCKPGSNDILLIFDKPAGRITVSATNVQIGASESQYETEIAGESNDIIFNHRFLQEGLQNITTDECVIELTTNSSPALIKPKGKDDYVYIIMPIKQ; encoded by the coding sequence ATGAAGATAATTTGCACACAAGAAAATTTAGCGACTGGCCTCTCCCTGGTCAGCCATGTAGCGAGTAAAAATATTTCCCTACCCATTCTTAACAACGTGCTGATTAAAGCGGAAAAGGGTAGTGTCACGCTCATGACAACAAACCTTGAAATCGGGATTATTACTCAGGTTCGCGGCAAGGTCGAACAAGAAGGATCCATAACCGTACAGGCAAAAACACTTAATGATTATGTAGCGCTTTTACCGAAGGAAAACATTGAATTGGAGCTTATTGAACAAACCCTCCATGTGCGTGCTACAAAGGCAAAAACCTCAATGAAAGGGGTTGACCCGTCTGAATTCCCATTAATTCCGACAGTTGAGGCTCAGCGAGAAATATCTATCCCCGCTGCCCAACTCAAAGATGCGCTGACGAGCGTGGCCTTTGCTGCGGCGTATGACGAAACTAGACCAGAGATCAGCGGTGTGTTATTCCAATTCAACGGTACTGCGCTGACGCTGGCCGCAACCGATAGCTATCGCCTCGCTGAGCGAACGATGACCTTGGCCGAATCAGTACCCGAGTATCACGTCATTATTCCCATGCGTACTGCTCAGGAGTTGATTCGAATAATTCAGGAGGTAGGCGATTCGGTAAACATTAAGAGCAATGAGAATCAAATAGTTTTCAGCACCGGTGGCGTCTCGCTCACCTCTCGGATCATTGAGGGGCACTACCCTGATTATAAACAAATTATTCCTCAGGAATCGGCCACGCGGGCCACGCTGCAGGTGCGCGCTTTTGCGAACACCGTGAAACAGGCTAGTTTATTCTGCAAGCCGGGGAGCAATGACATCTTGCTTATTTTTGATAAGCCCGCCGGACGCATCACGGTATCGGCAACCAACGTCCAGATTGGAGCCAGTGAATCACAATATGAAACAGAAATTGCTGGCGAATCAAATGACATCATTTTTAATCATCGTTTTCTCCAGGAGGGATTGCAAAATATTACAACTGACGAGTGTGTTATAGAGTTGACGACCAATAGCAGTCCCGCGCTCATTAAGCCGAAAGGAAAGGATGATTACGTGTATATCATCATGCCGATCAAGCAGTAG
- a CDS encoding DUF4931 domain-containing protein, with product MPTSKKTNKKPLPEVKIFPTNSEIRIDEIHDRFIIVAPKRAKRPHDTQRVQDVPVKSKDCPFCLETKMMSQRPLYQEGPDEWWEIKVIKNIFPFVSPDNPKAYGHQEVVIETPHHNKEFAEFGEAHVYRVLKAYVARTLALMQDPKIKYIIIFKNHGGVAGASLVHAHSQIMAAGFVPSHIINKLSRANAYQTKNGISYYKKLAQDEARGPRRIYSDKYLTAFCPYASSYNYEAWIVPKRQADNITVLEEDELKSLAKVLKKIIKRLNELQLPYNFYMHQTVTDAQEYFYLRVCPRRDTWAGVELGSKVIVNTVAPEDAAKFYRGH from the coding sequence ATGCCAACGTCAAAAAAAACAAATAAGAAGCCTCTCCCCGAGGTTAAAATATTCCCTACTAATAGCGAAATCCGGATTGATGAAATCCACGATCGCTTTATTATCGTAGCGCCCAAACGCGCCAAACGCCCACATGATACACAACGCGTCCAGGATGTGCCGGTCAAATCGAAGGACTGTCCGTTCTGCTTGGAAACAAAAATGATGTCGCAACGGCCTCTGTATCAAGAAGGGCCCGACGAATGGTGGGAAATTAAGGTTATAAAAAATATCTTCCCTTTTGTCAGTCCAGACAACCCTAAAGCCTACGGTCATCAGGAAGTGGTTATCGAAACACCCCACCATAATAAAGAATTTGCAGAATTTGGCGAGGCCCACGTCTACCGAGTGCTGAAAGCATACGTGGCGCGCACCCTGGCTCTCATGCAAGATCCAAAAATCAAGTATATTATTATTTTCAAAAACCACGGTGGTGTTGCCGGCGCTTCACTGGTACACGCCCACTCTCAAATCATGGCGGCTGGCTTTGTGCCGAGCCATATAATTAACAAACTCAGCCGAGCTAATGCCTACCAAACGAAAAATGGCATCTCCTACTATAAAAAATTAGCCCAGGACGAAGCCCGCGGGCCGCGCCGTATCTACAGTGACAAATATCTCACCGCTTTCTGCCCCTACGCTTCATCCTACAATTATGAAGCGTGGATTGTGCCAAAACGGCAAGCAGACAATATCACCGTCCTTGAGGAAGACGAATTGAAGTCGCTCGCAAAAGTGCTCAAAAAAATTATCAAGCGTTTGAATGAGTTGCAGCTTCCCTACAATTTCTACATGCATCAAACCGTCACCGACGCGCAAGAATACTTTTATCTACGGGTATGCCCCCGCCGTGACACCTGGGCCGGCGTAGAGCTTGGTTCAAAGGTTATTGTGAACACGGTCGCACCCGAAGACGCCGCGAAATTCTACCGAGGACACTAG
- the rpmH gene encoding 50S ribosomal protein L34 translates to MSKRTYQPKKRRHSRVHGFRNRSRRVGGRKILVRRRRRGRRVLSS, encoded by the coding sequence ATGTCTAAACGTACCTATCAACCCAAAAAACGTCGCCACAGCCGTGTTCATGGATTTCGCAATCGTTCTCGACGAGTGGGCGGACGGAAAATATTAGTTCGCCGCCGCCGCCGCGGTCGGCGGGTGTTGTCCAGCTAA